From a region of the Etheostoma cragini isolate CJK2018 chromosome 20, CSU_Ecrag_1.0, whole genome shotgun sequence genome:
- the qrsl1 gene encoding glutamyl-tRNA(Gln) amidotransferase subunit A, mitochondrial, with product MLSLTIREVSLALREGRISPTELCRKCLNRIKKTQHLNAYISVTEELALKQAQEAEIRLLQGAPKGPLDGIPFAVKDNFCTENIKTTCASRMLKDYTPPYNATVVQKLFDQGAVLMGKTNMDEFAMGAGSTDGAFGPVRNPWSYAAPYREQTGAAADSDWVITGGSSGGSAAAVASLTGYLALGSDTGGSTRNPGALCGVVALKPTYGLLSRHGLIPLVNSMDVPGIMTRSVSDAAIVLGILQGLDIRDSTTVSAPSSLTELPECFNVKNICVGIPKEYHAPGLSEETLAQWSRVADMFEKAGARVMQVSLPHTQYSILCYRVLCHAEVASNMARFDGLEYGHRSEVNSSTEAMYALSRHEGFNDVVRGRILSGNYFLLKQNYQHYFVKAQKVRRLIADDFKHVFSLGVDVLLTPTTLTDAARYSDFKQEDNQTRSSQEDVFTQPVNMAGLPAVSVPTALSRRGLPIGLQLISPAFQDQKLLSVAQWIEHRVGFPSISDYGDSSEGRYDTGMTKKEQTSAV from the exons TCTTAATGCTTACATCAGTGTGACAGAGGAGTTGGCACTGAAGCAGGCTCAAGAAGCAGAAATCAGACTGCTGCAAG gtGCCCCCAAAGGTCCTCTGGATGGAATCCCCTTTGCAGTCAAGGACAACTTCTGCACAGAAAACATCAAGACTACATGTGCATCCAGGATGCTTAAAG ACTACACTCCACCCTACAATGCTACAGTGGTTCAGAAGCTTTTTGACCAAGGGGCTGTTCTCATGGGGAAGACCAACATGGATGAGTTTGCTATGGG TGCGGGCAGTACTGATGGGGCGTTCGGTCCAGTGAGAAACCCCTGGAGCTATGCTGCTCCCTACAGAGAGCAGACAGGGGCAGCGGCAGACTCTGACTGGGTCATCACTGGAGGAAGTTCAGGAGGAAGTGCTGCAGCAGTGGCTTCGCTCACTGGCTACCT AGCTTTGGGTTCAGACACAGGTGGTTCTACTCGTAACCCTGGAGCACTGTGTGGTGTTGTGGCCCTGAAGCCCACTTATGGTCTGCTGTCCAGACATGGTCTCATCCCCCTCGTCAACTCCATGGACGTCCCTGGTATAATGACCCGCAGTGTCAGTGATGCAGCCATTGTCTTAG GTATCCTCCAAGGCCTTGATATTAGAGACTCAACAACAGTTTCTGCTCCCTCATCACTGACAGAGCTACCTGAATGctttaatgtgaaaaacatcTGCGTAGGCATCCCTAAG GAGTACCACGCCCCGGGGCTGTCTGAGGAAACTCTGGCACAATGGAGTCGCGTTGCTGACATGTTTGAGAAAGCGGGGGCGCGGGTGATGCAAGTATCCCTGCCTCACACCCAGTACTCCATTTTGTGCTACCGCGTCCTGTGCCACGCTGAGGTGGCGTCTAACATGGCTCGTTTTGACGGCCTAGAATACG GTCATCGTAGCGAGGTAAACAGCTCGACGGAGGCCATGTATGCCTTGAGTCGACATGAGGGCTTCAACGATGTAGTGAGAGGGAGAATTCTGTCGGGGAACTACTTCCTGCTCAAACA GAACTACCAGCACTACTTTGTAAAGGCTCAGAAAGTCCGCAGGCTGATTGCAGACGATTTCAAACACGTGTTCAGCTTAGGTGTTGACGTGCTGCTGACGCCCACCACTCTGACTGATGCAGCCCGTTACTCTGACTTCAAGCAGGAAGACAACCAAACACGCAGCTCGCAGGAAGACGTCTTCACCCAGCCTGTCAACATGGCag GTCTCCCGGCTGTTTCTGTGCCAACTGCTTTATCAAGACGAGGTCTTCCCATTGGTTTACAGCTCATAAGCCCCGCGTTCCAAGACCAGAAGCTTCTCAGTGTTGCCCAATGGATCGAGCATAGGGTTGGGTTTCCCTCCATCAGTGACTATGGCGACTCCAGCGAGGGCAGGTATGACACAGGAATGACCAAAAAAGAGCAGACGTCAGCTGTATGA